The Pyrenophora tritici-repentis strain M4 chromosome 10, whole genome shotgun sequence genome contains a region encoding:
- a CDS encoding Lipase-GDSL multi-domain protein encodes MFLTSIFSVAFLSLSLLSPLASSRAIEEIAKRQDGSHWINTWTSMPQLVERDNLPPAPFSSGSVLRDATLRQTFQISVGAPKIKITISNTFGGSDLPITAGSVGVPTGGAAGVSGIQASPLAAITVGGKSSFTILKGQVVTSDEIAFQVKPQSVITVSLYSQQGQSGNSITGHPGSRTTSWLVSGNKVNATSFSGTASVHWYFISAVQALVPTATNSLITLGDSITDGRGSENDKNNRWPDLLCSRMQRKNYTNIAINNEAAGGNAVLQGGLGPPLLTRYMRDALLQPGAKYIMIFEGVNDIGPAANSVSAQKLIGDRLIAAFTQIATDAKKAGFKTIGATITPFGNNAGYAGAEKEKTRLRVNEWVLAKGNGSYDFVVDFAGMVAKKGQVSVLDRKFDSGDGLHPNVAGYQAMADGFPLDNFKA; translated from the exons ATGTTTCTTACATCTATATTTTCTGTAGCATTCCTCTCACTCTCATTATTGTCTCCACTAGCTAGCAGTCGCGCGATTGAAGAAATCGCAAAGCGACAAGATGGCTCGCATTGGATCAACACCTGGACCAGCATGCCACAGTTAGTAGAAAGAGACAATCTGCCGCCTGCACCATTT AGCTCAGGAAGTGTTCTACGGGACGCAACGCTCCGTCAAACTTTTCAAATCTCCGTCGGTGCCCCCAAGATCAAAATCACAATATCGAATACTTTCGGCGGCTCCGATCTGCCCATTACCGCTGGCTCCGTAGGTGTCCCCACAGGCGGTGCTGCAGGCGTAAGCGGTATTCAAGCTTCACCTCTGGCAGCAATAACCGTGGGCGGTAAAAGCAGCTTCACGATACTCAAAGGCCAAGTCGTAACCAGTGACGAAATTGCCTTCCAAGTCAAGCCACAAAGCGTGATCACGGTCAGTTTGTACAGCCAGCAAGGCCAAAGTGGGAACAGTATCACCGGCCACCCAGGGAGTAGAACGACGAGCTGGCTAGTGAGCGGAAACAAAGTAAACGCTACAAGTTTCTCAGGTACAGCATCTGTACACTGGTACTTTATCAGCGCCGTACAAGCCCTCGTTCCGACAGCCACCAACTCGCTCATTACCCTCGGAGACAGTATAACCGACGGAAGAGGCTCGGAAAACGACAAAAACAACCGCTGGCCCGACCTTCTCTGCTCTCGCATGCAAAGAAAAAATTACACAAACATCGCCATCAACAACGAAGCCGCCGGTGGCAATGCAGTCTTACAGGGTGGTTTAGGCCCACCCCTCCTAACCCGCTACATGCGCGACGCCCTCCTCCAGCCTGGCGCGAAATACATCATGATCTTCGAAGGCGTAAACGACATCGGACCCGCCGCCAACAGCGTATCGGCACAGAAACTTATCGGGGATCGGCTCATCGCAGCCTTTACGCAGATAGCAACTGATGCGAAGAAGGCAGGTTTCAAGACGATTGGCGCGACCATCACGCCGTTTGGGAACAATGCTGGGTACGCCGGGGCGGAGAAGGAGAAGACGAGGCTGAGGGTGAACGAGTGGGTGTTGGCGAAGGGGAATGGGAGTTATGATTTCGTTGTTGATTTTGCGGGGATGGTGGCAAAGAAGGGACAGGTGAGCGTGTTGGATCGGAAGTTTGATAGCGGAGATGGATTGCATCCGAATGTTGCAGGCTACCAGGCCATGGCGGATGGGTTTCCCTTGGATAATTTCAAGGCGTAG
- a CDS encoding SpeB, Arginase-agmatinase-formimionoglutamate hydrolase, arginase family, whose protein sequence is MGANSITIIFSPYHVGLRDHRVGDGPNRIRALGVIQELEKLGVTVHVHELLPVDDHEGEIGRSFELLRRTSKAVTEVCAKQSFPLVLSGNCMASAGVACGLGLENLGWIYFDAHDDMETPSTNINGYLDAMGLSMLAGESFHRLANTIPGYAPHKYDKMIYCGLRDIEDSSKDIVRKAGAEVIWGEPGRHVDFASKVTEALSAKDYSPALVHLDLDVLDESIGKVNGYESPGGLQEDDLMKCMDLVPQKATPTSLTVCSFNPNLGDGDKVATIGVKAIVTFVKSLLKTEALVTK, encoded by the coding sequence ATGGGTGCTAATTCTATAACCATCATCTTTTCCCCCTACCATGTTGGCCTTCGTGACCACCGTGTTGGTGACGGCCCTAACCGCATTCGAGCCCTGGGGGTCATTCAAGAGCTGGAAAAACTGGGTGTGACAGTACACGTTCACGAGTTGCTCCCAGTTGATGATCATGAAGGTGAGATAGGTCGCAGCTTTGAGCTACTCCGGCGGACGTCCAAGGCGGTAACAGAGGTGTGCGCCAAGCAATCTTTCCCTCTTGTTCTCTCCGGAAATTGCATGGCAAGCGCTGGAGTCGCCTGTGGGCTGGGCCTTGAGAATCTTGGCTGGATCTACTTTGACGCGCACGACGATATGGAAACACCCTCAACGAACATAAACGGATACTTGGATGCCATGGGTCTGTCAATGCTGGCGGGCGAAAGCTTCCATCGTTTGGCAAACACGATTCCTGGATACGCTCCGCACAAGTACGACAAAATGATTTACTGCGGCCTTCGCGATATCGAGGACAGCTCGAAAGATATTGTGCGAAAGGCTGGAGCGGAGGTTATCTGGGGCGAACCAGGCAGACATGTCGACTTTGCGAGTAAGGTCACGGAAGCTCTTAGTGCGAAGGACTATTCGCCCGCTTTGGTCCATCTTGACCTTGATGTCTTGGATGAGAGCATTGGAAAGGTTAATGGTTACGAGAGCCCAGGAGGCTTGCAAGAAGATGACTTGATGAAGTGTATGGATCTCGTTCCACAGAAAGCTACTCCGACATCTCTTACAGTCTGTTCGTTCAATCCTAACTTGGGAGATGGCGATAAAGTTGCTACGATTGGTGTAAAGGCTATCGTTACCTTTGTCAAATCGCTTCTAAAAACTGAAGCTTTAGTAACAAAGTAG
- a CDS encoding PRI2, Eukaryotic-type DNA primase, large subunit, whose product MIRHDYSRVDPKRRANLDYKKRQFAKAEFQQQTYEHRLNFYVLPPTAEITLEEFETWAINRLKVLSELEACSFRNKGPEETAEYMKSILDKYLPLRSASTRSQKLQEERKRDHYSHFILRLAFSSTEDLRRRFSRLETMLFTLRFKDDDLRERQDFVRTLNLEWEEVKDDEKRELKDELHAASGIKKTEDQEWFKVDWERVPELVGQRKVLLKRGKAYVPQREQMSLVVAEFTKKLDEALELTARALPRLDEDDRLAPILAHLSQSFTAPDAAYSTSDANIDGLSTITANSIDMLSQNFPLCMRNLHITLRENSHLKHYGRLQYTLFLKGIGLTLDECIVFWRRSFKLITDEKFQKEYKYNIRHAYGDVGGDVNRRGRGYTPYSCQKLLTEPLPGPGQSHGCPYRTFQSDNLITMLQRVGVNDRDVLKTVKDDVTKQRYHVACNRVFEWSHKKEIKKVKDDGSWSNNDLDTIVHPNTYFKRSWLLKHLGL is encoded by the exons ATGATCCGCCACGACTACTCCCGAGTTGACCCCAAGCGCCGCGCCAATCTCGACTACAAGAAGCGGCAATTCGCCAAAGCAGAATTCCAGCAACAAACCTATGAACACCGCCTCAATTTCTACGTGCTGCCACCAACGGCTGAGATTACGCTTGAGGAGTTTGAGACATGGGCAATCAATCGATTAAAGGTTCTTTCCGAACTCGAAGCCTGCAGTTTCCGCAACAAAGGCCCCGAAGAAACCGCCGAATACATGAAGAGCATACTAGACAAGTATTTACCGTTGCGATCAGCTTCGACCAGAAGTCAAAAATTACAGGAAGAGAGGAAGAGAGACCATTATTCGCACTTCATACTACGACTAGCATTTTCGTCAACAGAAGACCTCCGCCGGCGGTTTTCACGATTGGAAACTATGCTGTTCACGCTACGATTCAAGGACGACGATCTACGGGAACGACAGGACTTTGTACGGACTCTCAATCTAGAGTGGGAGGAGGTCAAGGACGATGAGAAGCGAGAGCTGAAAGACGAACTGCATGCGGCGAGTGGCATCAAAAAGACTGAGGACCAGGAGTGGTTCAAGGTTGATTGGGAAAGGGTTCCTGAACTTGTTGGGCAAAGAAAGGTTCTGCTCAAGAGGGGGAAGGCCTATGTACCACAGCGGGAGCAGATGAGTCTAGTAGTTGCCGAGTTTACCAAGAAGCTCGACGAGGCGCTGGAG CTAACAGCACGCGCACTTCCCCGCCTCGACGAAGACGATCGCCTCGCACCCATCCTTGCCCACCTTTCACAATCCTTCACAGCTCCCGACGCCGCCTACTCCACCTCGGACGCCAACATTGACGGTCTCTCTACCATAACCGCAAACAGCATCGACATGCTCTCGCAAAACTTCCCTCTCTGCATGCGCAACCTTCACATAACATTACGGGAGAACTCGCACCTGAAGCACTACGGCCGTCTGCAATACACCCTCTTCCTCAAAGGCATCGGTCTCACCCTAGACGAATGCATCGTCTTCTGGCGCCGCAGCTTCAAGCTCATCACCGACGAGAAATTTCAAAAGGAATACAAATACAACATTCGTCACGCATACGGAGACGTGGGCGGTGACGTAAACCGTCGTGGCCGCGGATACACGCCGTATTCGTGTCAGAAATTACTTACAGAGCCACTTCCCGGGCCGGGCCAATCCCACGGCTGCCCTTACCGCACATTCCAGTCGGATAACCTCATCACAATGCTGCAGCGTGTCGGTGTCAACGATAGAGATGTACTCAAGACGGTCAAGGATGATGTGACCAAGCAGAGGTATCACGTAGCATGTAATAGGGTGTTTGAGTGGAGTCATAAGAAGGAGATCAAGAAGGTTAAAGATGATGGAAGCTGGAGTAATAATGACTTGGATACCATTGTGCATCCAAATACGTATTTTAAGAGAAGTTGGCTGTTGAAGCATCTGG GATTGTAG
- a CDS encoding 4-nitrophenyl phosphatase, which produces MAKPRYLSGDKAAIDSFLDQFDVFLFDCDGMLKPFSCLEQCFALFTYLAIGVLWSGDHLFDRVPETIKMLKSKGTLFTSKQLVFVTNNSTKSRMDYKKKFDKLGIPAEVDEVFGSSYSAAVYIARILKLPAPKNKVFVLGESGVEQELESEGVPYIGGTDPAYRRDFRQPEDFEAIANGSLLDPDVGVVLTGLDFHSNYLKTAIAFQYLQRGAIYLATNIDSTLPSAHTLFPGAGASGAGLEKAIGRSPLSLGKPSQAMMDAVEGKFKFDRSRTCMVGDRLNTDIQFGIDGKLGGTLAVLTGVSKKEDFLAEGATTVPTAYVNALSDLMG; this is translated from the exons ATGGCAAAGCCACGGTATCTGTCTGGCGACAAGGCCGCCATTGACAGCTTCTTGGATCAATTCGAT gtcttcctcttcgaCTGCGATGGTATGCTCAAGCCATTCTCATGCCTGGAACAATGCTTTGCGCTGTTCACATATCTTGC AATAGGCGTCCTCTGGTCCGGCGATCATCTATTCGACAGGGTCCCTGAGACGATCAAGATGCTCAAGAGTAAAGGTACGCTGTTTACGA GCAAGCAACTCGTCTTCGTTACCAACAACAGTACAAAGTCCCGAATGGACTACAAAAAGAAGTTTGATAAGCTGGGAATACCCGCTGAGGTC GACGAAGTGTTCGGTTCGTCCTACAGCGCAGCCGTCTACATTGCTCGCATCCTTAAACTCCCCGCGCCGAAGAACAAGGTGTTCGTGTTGGGCGAATCTGGCGTAGAACAAGAGCTCGAATCCGAAGGTGTACCTTATATTGGTGGAACTGATCCTGCCTACCGCCGCGATTTCCGACAACCAGAAGACTTTGAGGCTATTGCAAATGGTTCGCTTCTCGATCCTGACGTCGGCGTCGTTCTCACAGGATTGGATTTCCATTCCAACTACTTGAAGACGGCGATTGCTTTCCAGTATCTACAACGCGGAGCGATATACCTTGCGACAAACATCGACAGTACACTACCGTCTGCGCATACCCTGTTCCCCGGGGCTGGCGCATCTGGCGCAGGGCTGGAGAAGGCTATCGGAAGGTCACCATTGTCGTTGGGTAAACCCAGTCAGGCCATGATGGACGCAGTGGAGGGCAAGTTCAAGTTCGACCGGAGCAGAACCTGCATGGTCGGAGACAGGCTGAACACTGATATTCAATTCGGTATCGATGGCAAGCTGGGAGGCACGTTAGCGGTATTGACTGGCGTAAGCAAGAAAGAGGATTTCTTGGCCGAAGGTGCCACGACAGTTCCGACAGCATATGTCAACGCTTTGAGTGACTTGATGGGCTGA
- a CDS encoding LAP4, Aspartyl aminopeptidase, with product MATKSSLQAAEDFLAFVNASPTPFHAVQSAKKRLESVGFKQIKERDSWAPTLQPGGKYYLTRNTSSIVAFAIGKKWKAGNPIAMIGAHTDSPCLRIKPVSKRQGDGFIQVACETYGGGLWHTWFDRDLSIAGRAMVRTKDGSIEQRLVKVERPILRIPTLAIHLDRQENFQFNKETQLFPIAGLVAAELNRQGKTEESKEDSKESDGPFEPLAAPTARHHPYIVDIIAEEAGAEASDIVDFEMVLYDTQKSVIGGLNNELIFSPRLDNLMMTYCSVEGIVKSLSSESALDSDSTIRLIACFDHEEIGSQTAQGADSNLLPAVIRRLSVLPASESSSDKSYDKVEADTTTAYEQTLSTSFLISADMAHSVHPNYPAKYEAQHRPEMNKGTVIKINANARYATNSPGIVLLQEAARRAKAASYNPSSTKQGVPLQLFVVRNDSSCGSTIGPMLSAAMGARTLDLGNPQLSMHSIRETGGVHDVEHAINLFDSFFENFEELEKTIIVD from the exons ATGGCGACTAAATCATCCCTCCAAGCTGCGGAGGACTTCCTGGCCTTTGTCAATGCCTCGCCTACTC CCTTTCATGCTGTACAATCAGCCAAGAAGCGGTTGGAGAGTGTTGGATTCAAGCAAATCAAA GAGCGAGACTCATGGGCACCAACCCTTCAGCCTGGTGGCAAGTACTACCTCACCCGTAACACATCGTCCATCGTCGCTTTTGCCATCGGCAAGAAATGGAAGGCTGGAAACCCCATCGCCATGATCGGTGCCCATACCGACTCACCGTGTCTGCGCATCAAGCCTGTATCCAAACGACAAGGCGATGGCTTTATCCAAGTGGCCTGTGAGACATATGGTGGCGGTCTATGGCATACTTGGTTCGACCGCGATCTCAGTATCGCAGGTCGGGCTATGGTGCGGACAAAGGACGGTAGCATCGAGCAGCGCTTGGTCAAGGTGGAGCGGCCTATCCTGAGAATACCTACCCTGGCTATCCATCTTGATCGCCAGGAGAACTTTCAGTTCAACAAGGAAACCCAGCTCTTTCCGATCGCTGGCTTGGTCGCTGCAGAGTTGAACCGTCAAGGCAAGACTGAGGAATCCAAGGAAGATAGCAAAGAGTCCGACGGCCCATTCGAACCGCTTGCAGCACCGACCGCGAGACATCATCCGTACATTGTCGACATCATCGCCGAGGAAGCAGGTGCTGAAGCGAGTGATATTGTAGACTTTGAGATGGTCCTGTACGATACTCAGAAGTCCGTCATTGGCGGTCTGAACAACGAGCTCATCTTCTCGCCGCGTTTGGATAATCTGATGATGACATACTGCAGCGTTGAGGGAATCGTAAAGAGTCTTTCTTCGGAGTCGGCCTTGGACAGCGATTCCACTATTCGGCTGATCGCATGCTTCGACCACGAAGAGATTGGCTCCCAAACCGCACAGGGAGCGGACTCGAATCTGTTGCCTGCTGTCATTCGTCGTCTATCAGTTCTGCCAGCCTCTGAGAGCAGCTCCGACAAGTCTTACGACAAGGTTGAAGCTGACACTACTACCGCTTATGAGCAAACGCTATCCACGTCGTTCCTCATCTCCGCTGACATGGCGCACTCTGTACACCCCAACTATCCCGCCAAGTACGAGGCCCAACACAGACCTGAGATGAACAAGGGTACCGTTATCAAGATCAATGCGAATGCTCGTTATGCCACAAACTCGCCAGGTATCGTCTTGCTTCAAGAGGCTGCACGCCGCGCAAAGGCAGCTTCTTACAACCCGTCATCAACCAAGCAAGGCGTTCCTCTACAACTCTTTGTTGTTCGCAATGACTCGTCCTGTGGCAGCACTATCGGACCCATGCTGTCGGCAGCTATGGGTGCTCGTACACTCGACCTGGGCAACCCTCAGCTCAGCATGCACAGCATCCGCGAGACTGGTGGAGTCCATGATGTTGAGCACGCCATAAACTTGTTTGACAGTTTCTTCGAGAACTTTGAGGAGCTTGAGAAGACAATCATCGTCGACTGA
- a CDS encoding WD40 repeat protein, with the protein MVRRGSAAAAAATNAPAEDDIATPTLISPPESKTPPTASHKRNKTFPSNTLERSSEPIDAAALTKALGHIEQAGRVRERTPTASPSRKRPRIYGDRFIPNRAGQDLQASFNLLHDDASPATPSKARRTPHNELHFQKTEEANRTYSAVLRQEMFEGSVPQAVPQSLSPIDSANMRGAGRSHTPPARTTASLPPPSGTPSTPHKNLFSYSGQPTPSRTPSSRHGVLNLNARSDLYSLSPIKYSSQRMLLSPQRQARAVSKVPYKVLDAPDLADDFYLNLVDWGSQNTLGVGLGSCVYMWNSSSGRVTKLCELPDDSVTSVNWIQRGSHIAVGTNRGQVQIWDAQTQRRLRTMTGHTGRVGALAWNEHILTSGSRDRTIYHRDVRQPEQWLRKLVGHKQEVCGLKWNQEDGQLASGGNDNKLMVWEKLNAEPTFKWSEHQAAVKAIAWSPHQRGLLASGGGTADRTIKFWNTLISSSGPSASALASASAAASAAATTNIPLSPTAPANLINSLDTGSQVCNLAWSKNSNEIVSTHGYSQNQIIVWKYPSMQQVVSLTGHTYRVLYLAMSPDGQVIVTGAGDETLRFWNAFKKKERTGGLSSMDNWGVIR; encoded by the exons ATGGTACGACGCGGTTCAGCAGCAGCCGCTGCGGCGACGAATGCGCCTGCCGAAGACGATATCGCAACACCGACCTTGATCTCCCCGCCCGAGTCAAAGACTCCTCCCACCGCTTCACATAAGCGCAACAAGACCTTCCCCTCCAACACGCTCGAACGAAGCTCGGAACCAATAGACGCCGCAGCACTGACAAAAGCGCTCGGACACATCGAGCAGGCTGGTCGTGTGAGGGAACGGACACCAACAGCAAGCCCAAGCCGGAAGCGTCCGCGGATATATGGCGACCG ATTCATCCCAAATCGTGCAGGACAGGACCTCCAGGCAAGCTTCAATCTCCTTCACGATGACGCATCACCAGCCACTCCGTCCAAGGCCCGGCGCACTCCCCATAACGAGCTCCATTTCCAGAAGA CTGAAGAAGCAAACCGCACATATTCCGCCGTACTCCGCCAAGAGATGTTCGAGGGGTCAGTGCCTCAGGCTGTTCCCCAGAGCCTGTCCCCGATTGATAGCGCCAACATGCGAGGAGCGGGACGCTCGCACACACCTCCAGCTAGGACCACAGCATCATTACCACCCCCTTCAGGGACTCCATCTACCCCGCACAAGAACTTGTTCTCCTACTCAGGCCAGCCAACCCCGTCGCGAACACCCTCAAGTCGGCATGGTGTACTCAACCTCAACGCCCGTTCGGATCTCTACAGCCTATCGCCCATCAAGTATAGCAGTCAACGCATGCTTTTGAGTCCCCAACGTCAAGCCCGTGCGGTTTCCAAGGTGCCATACAAGGTCCTGGATGCGCCGGATCTCGCCGACGACTTCTACCTCAATCTCGTCGACTGGGGGAGCCAAAATACTCTCGGAGTAGGTCTTGGATCATGTGTGTACATGTGGAATTCGAGTAGTGGTCGCGTTACTAAGCTGTGCGAACTACCGGATGATTCAGTTACCAGTGTCAACTGGATACAGCGT GGATCACATATTGCCGTCGGAACAAATCGAGGCCAGGTTCAAATTTGGGATGCGCAGACACAGCGTCGTCTTCGTACCATGACAGGTCATACAGGTCGCGTTGGTGCCCTTGCATGGAACGAGCACATCCTCACATCGGGATCAAGGGATCGCACCATCTACCACCGTGACGTTCGGCAACCTGAGCAGTGGCTTCGCAAGCTCGTTGGCCACAAGCAAGAAGTTTGTGGCCTCAAGTGGAACCAAGAAGACGGACAACTTGCTTCCGGAGGCAACGACAACAAGCTCATGGTATGGGAAAAACTCAACGCCGAGCCTACCTTTAAGTGGAGTGAGCACCAAGCTGCTGTTAAGGCCATCGCTTGGAGCCCACATCAACGCGGCCTCCTTGCCAGTGGAGGCGGTACAGCGGATCGCACAATCAAGTTCTGGAACACACTCATTTCTTCCAGTGGTCCCTCGGCTTCAGCCCTTGCATCTGCCTCAGCTGCAGCATCAGCAGCTGCCACAACCAACATACCCCTGTCACCTACCGCACCCGCAAATCTCATCAACAGTCTTGACACGGGTAGCCAGGTGTGCAATCTAGCGTGGTCGAAGAACAGCAATGAGATTGTTTCCACACACGGATATAGCCAAAACCAAATCATCGTTTGGAAGTACCCAAGCATGCAACAAGTCGTTTCATTAACAGGCCACACGTACCGTGTACTGTACTTGGCCATGAGTCCAGATGGTCAAGTTATCGTCACTGGTGCTGGCGATGAGACACTTCGCTTCTGGAACGCgttcaagaagaaggagcGCACTGGAGGCCTAAGCAGTATGGACAATTGGGGCGTCATCCGCTGA
- a CDS encoding Fba, Fructose-tagatose bisphosphate aldolase, protein MAPDLSQNKAVKLVAHAAANKYAICATCCYNVEGILASVRAAEAKRAPLIIQLFPWAITYANGVLLHAAREAADKASVPVALHMDHAQTPEMVKRAADFEHGFDGIMVDMSHFDDNLAKTAELVRYCNERGIITEAEPGRIDGGEDGVGDLSEMGLEAILTTPEQAEEFVATGINWLAPAFGNVHGKYGPKGPQLDYPRLKNVHAKVGDRVALVLHGAGKEWFQEKLLKECIECGVAKVNINDAFNNDFLEVMQKHADKTPLTGLIEKATDAMQKSIEDYIVWMGGAGMADKIQL, encoded by the coding sequence ATGGCGCCCGACCTCTCCCAAAACAAAGCCGTCAAGCTCGTCGCCCACGCGGCCGCCAACAAATATGCAATCTGCGCAACATGCTGCTACAATGTCGAAGGCATCCTAGCCTCAGTCCGCGCCGCAGAAGCCAAGCGCGCACCCCTCATCATCCAACTCTTCCCCTGGGCCATTACCTACGCCAACGGCGTCCTCCTGCACGCCGCTCGCGAAGCCGCCGACAAAGCCTCTGTGCCCGTAGCCCTGCACATGGACCACGCACAGACGCCAGAAATGGTCAAGCGCGCCGCGGATTTCGAACACGGCTTCGACGGCATCATGGTCGACATGTCGCATTTCGACGACAATCTTGCCAAGACGGCGGAGCTGGTGCGGTACTGTAACGAGCGGGGGATCATCACCGAGGCCGAGCCGGGACGCATTGACGGTGGGGAGGACGGCGTGGGGGATCTGAGCGAAATGGGGTTGGAGGCTATTCTAACGACGCCGGAGCAAGCCGAGGAGTTTGTGGCTACGGGGATTAATTGGCTCGCCCCGGCGTTTGGTAATGTGCATGGCAAGTATGGGCCCAAGGGGCCGCAGCTGGACTACCCCAGGCTGAAGAATGTACATGCGAAGGTGGGGGATCGCGTGGCGCTTGTGCTGCATGGTGCGGGTAAGGAGTGGTTCCAGGAAAAGTTGCTCAAGGAGTGCATTGAGTGTGGTGTGGCAAAGGTGAATATTAATGATGCGTTTAATAATGACTTTTTGGAGGTTATGCAGAAGCATGCGGATAAGACGCCGCTTACGGGCTTGATTGAGAAGGCGACGGACGCTATGCAGAAGAGTATCGAGGATTATATTGTGTGGATGGGTGGTGCGGGTATGGCGGATAAGATTCAATTGTAG
- a CDS encoding Herpes-TAF50 multi-domain protein yields the protein MKSIYFLLPLFGSVLAGKYPTTEKCVATCPKFDCDTSNAANLCQCQNDQETACKKKCRDYTPVYKPCPVNPPQETCECEPVFCAQSWPESCYCGNAAKTACHKKCGGAYPVYETCPPRTTLTITQTSTSTSTSTRYPVATPTAKPTNQVCGGGRAGPTLDCPTGFACIANPFIPGSCGPACDQLGVCAEDKLCGGFGGFKCEDPLKVCMDDSRDECDPTKGGADCGGRCVYPEEIEVPEEMAYRA from the exons TTGTTCGGCTCTGTTCTTGCTGGAAAGTACCCCACGACCGAAAAGTGTGTGGCTACTTGCCCAAAGTTCGATTGCGACACGTCTAACGCAGCG AATCTGTGCCAGTGCCAGAACGACCAGGAAACAGCATGCAAGAAGAAGTGCCGCGACTACACGCCCGTCTACAAG CCCTGCCCCGTCAACCCACCCCAGGAGACATGCGAGTGTGAGCCAGTCTTCTGCGCCCAGTCCTGGCCAGAATCCTGCTACTGCGGCAACGCAGCAAAGACAGCCTGCCACAAGAAGTGCGGCGGCGCTTACCCGGTTTACGAAACCTGCCCTCCTCGCACCACTCTCACCATCACTCAAACCAGTACTTCGACTTCCACTTCGACCCGCTACCCAGTCGCCACCCCCACTGCTAAGCCCACCAACCAGGTCTGCGGTGGTGGTCGTGCCGGACCTACTCTTGACTGCCCTACTGGTTTTGCTTGCATTGCTAACCCGTTTATCCCTGGTTCTTGTGGCCCGGCTTGCGACCAGCTCGGTGTTTGTGCGGAGGATAAGCTGTGTGGTGGGTTCGGTGGCTTCAAGTGTGAGGATCCACTCAAGGTTTGCATGGATGATTCGAGGGATGAGTGTGATCCTACTAAGGGAGGCGCGGACTGTGGTGGACGCTGTGTTTATCCTGAGGAGATTGAGGTTCCTGAGGAGATGGCCTACAGGGCATAA